One region of Erythrolamprus reginae isolate rEryReg1 chromosome 8, rEryReg1.hap1, whole genome shotgun sequence genomic DNA includes:
- the LOC139170931 gene encoding uncharacterized protein: MEARREFLQTLKVQLKQTFWLTEDSMAKLLAVGAKCVGAVTQQNDYYDTAVDDLAMAGLWLSRRDQEWFLIVESQEEGAQKQLEEEQTKEEAANMVLDPWESLLQDRTDNVRRDEAPVLREPAEEKTEETEAVLRIQPQQLDSKAVETEPPKLISIFTELVGESEISAYLAAHLRLDWNAEEQENITMEDFLEKAGIQHYASHRIVNQTTYRLSDRYTVTVQREEWSLRESATVVLEADVFNVCEGWEDMERLAAYLGFEEQGVQSERKYMT; encoded by the coding sequence ATGGAAGCACGGCGGGAATTTCTCCAGACACTTAAAGTCCAGCTCAAGCAAACGTTTTGGCTAACGGAAGATAGCATGGCTAAACTGCTGGCGGTGGGTGCGAAATGCGTGGGCGCCGTCACTCAGCAGAACGATTACTACGACACAGCTGTGGATGACCTAGCAATGGCTGGGTTGTGGCTAAGTCGAAGGGATCAAGAGTGGTTCCTCATAGTAGAATCTCAGGAGGAAGGAGCACAAAAACAGCTTGAGGAGGAGCAAACTAAGGAAGAAGCTGCCAATATGGTCCTTGATCCATGGGAAAGTTTGTTGCAGGATAGGACCGACAATGTCCGGCGGGATGAGGCTCCGGTCCTTAGGGAACCAGCcgaagagaaaacagaagagacagAAGCTGTGCTAAGAATCCAGCCTCAACAGCTTGATTCGAAGGCGGTGGAAACTGAACCCCCAAAATTGATTTCCATCTTCACCGAGTTGGTCGGCGAGAGCGAGATCTCCGCCTACTTGGCGGCCCACCTCCGCCTAGACTGGAACGCTGAGGAACAAGAAAACATAACCATGGAGGATTTCTTGGAGAAGGCGGGCATCCAACACTACGCCAGCCATCGCATCGTTAATCAAACCACGTATCGGCTGTCCGACAGGTATACCGTTACCGTTCAAAGGGAAGAGTGGTCTTTAAGGGAGTCTGCGACGGTGGTGTTGGAGGCCGACGTGTTTAACGTTTGCGAAGGTTGGGAAGACATGGAAAGATTGGCGGCCTACCTGGGCTTTGAAGAGCAAGGAGTTCAGAGCGAGCGAAAATATATGACATAG